In Citrus sinensis cultivar Valencia sweet orange chromosome 2, DVS_A1.0, whole genome shotgun sequence, a single genomic region encodes these proteins:
- the LOC102622417 gene encoding cyanidin 3-O-galactoside 2''-O-xylosyltransferase FGGT1-like, producing the protein MGSETFHIAMYPWFAMGHLTPFLHIANKLAERGHRISFLLPAKAITKFEPSNLHRDLITFIPVSVPRVDGLPPRAETTNDVPFPLHPLLMTAMDLTEPAIESVLRRLKPDFVFFDFTHWLPPLARKFGIKSVLYCIISPATIGYLLSPERKLRERTLTDNDLLRPPQGFPTSKIRLRAHEARGLAAATVKEFGGGLSFAKRNLLSLSECDAIGFKTCREIEGPYCDYIGSQFGKPVILSGPALPESPRFALEERWETLLGSFKSKSLIFCAFGSECVLNKEQFQELVLGFELSGLPFLVALKPPVGHDTIESALPEGFEERVKGRGFIHGGWVQQQLILKHPSVGCFVTHCGSGSLSEAMVNECQLVLLPNVGDQIINARLMGEELKVGVEVEKGDEDGLFTRDGVCRAVKAVIDDDHSEVGKEIKENHAKWGEFLEK; encoded by the coding sequence ATGGGTAGTGAAACCTTTCACATAGCTATGTATCCATGGTTTGCGATGGGACATCTTACCCCATTTCTTCATATTGCCAACAAGCTTGCAGAAAGAGGCCacagaatctcgtttctgttaCCAGCAAAAGCAATAACGAAATTTGAGCCTTCAAATCTTCACAGGGATCTCATTACGTTCATTCCGGTGTCTGTTCCTCGTGTTGATGGCCTTCCTCCTAGGGCTGAAACAACAAATGATGTCCCTTTCCCTTTGCATCCTCTTCTAATGACAGCCATGGATTTAACTGAGCCTGCCATCGAATCAGTTCTTCGTCGCCTCAAACCCGATTTTGTCTTCTTTGATTTCACTCACTGGTTGCCTCCGTTGGCACGCAAGTTCGGCATCAAGTCCGTACTTTATTGCATTATTAGTCCCGCGACAATTGGCTATTTGTTAAGCCCGGAAAGGAAACTGAGGGAGAGAACTTTGACAGACAATGATTTGTTGCGACCTCCTCAAGGTTTCCCTACTTCAAAGATTAGGTTACGTGCCCATGAAGCTAGAGGATTAGCTGCTGCAACTGTGAAAGAGTTTGGTGGTGGCCTTTCATTCGCAAAACGAAACCTACTGTCTTTGAGCGAATGTGATGCAATAGGATTCAAAACATGCAGAGAGATTGAAGGGCCTTATTGTGATTACATTGGGAGCCAATTTGGAAAGCCAGTGATTTTGTCTGGGCCAGCATTGCCAGAGTCTCCTCGTTTTGCTTTAGAAGAAAGATGGGAAACGTTGTTGGGTAGCTTTAAATCAAAGAGTTTGATATTCTGTGCATTTGGAAGTGAATGTGTCCTTAACAAGGAACAGTTTCAAGAACTGGTTCTGGGTTTTGAGCTTTCGGGTTTGCCATTTTTGGTTGCCTTGAAACCACCAGTGGGACATGATACCATAGAGTCAGCATTGCCCGAAGGGTTTGAAGAAAGAGTGAAAGGAAGAGGATTTATTCATGGTGGTTGGGTTCAGCAACAGTTGATCTTGAAACATCCCTCTGTTGGGTGTTTTGTGACTCACTGTGGATCAGGATCATTATCAGAGGCTATGGTCAATGAGTGCCAATTAGTGCTGCTCCCCAATGTTGGTGACCAAATTATAAATGCAAGATTGATGGGCGAAGAGCTCAAAGTTGGAGTGGAAGTTGAGAAAGGAGATGAAGACGGATTATTTACAAGAGACGGTGTATGCAGAGCTGTCAAGGCTGTGATTGATGACGACCATAGTGAAGTGGGCAAAGAGATTAAGGAAAATCATGCTAAATGGGGGGAGTTTCTTGAGAAGTGA
- the LOC102627603 gene encoding anthocyanidin 3-O-glucoside 2''-O-glucosyltransferase-like, with the protein MEDKKLHIAMYPWFAMGHLTSYLHISNKLAERGHKISFILPTNTHTKFEPFNLHKHLVTFIPITVPCVDGLPSGTETTTDVPFPLHPLLMTAMDLTEPAIEAIVRDIKPNIVFFDFTYWLPSLARKLGIKSIAFVTISPATVGYLLSPERKLRDKVLTEADLLQPPQGFPPSKIKLRAHEARGLAAATVKDFGGLSFMERLLLCLTECDAIGFKTCREIEGAYCDYVESQFEKRVILAGPVLPEPPASVLEEEFEMLFSSFKAKSLIFCALGSECVLKKDQFQELILGFELTGLPFFAALKPPTGHDTIESALPEGFEDRVKGRGFVHGGWVQQQLILKHPSVGCFVTHCGSGSLSEAMVNECQLVLLPNVGDQIINSRLMGEDLKVGVEVERGDEDGLFTRDGVCKAVKAVMDDDSEVGKDARQNHAELREFLISPGLENSYVDGFVQELHSLADLM; encoded by the coding sequence ATGGAAGACAAGAAACTTCACATAGCCATGTATCCATGGTTCGCCATGGGCCATCTGACCTCATATCTCCATATTTCCAACAAACTTGCAGAAAGAGGCCACAAGATCTCATTTATCTTACCAACGAACACACATACAAAATTTGAGCCCTTTAATCTTCACAAACATCTCGTTACTTTCATTCCAATCACCGTCCCTTGTGTTGATGGTCTTCCTTCCGGAACCGAAACAACAACAGATGTTCCTTTCCCATTGCATCCGCTCCTCATGACTGCCATGGATCTGACTGAGCCCGCCATTGAAGCTATTGTTCGTGACATAAAACCCAACATTGTCTTCTTTGATTTCACTTACTGGCTTCCTTCATTGGCTCGTAAGCTAGGCATTAAGTCCATCGCTTTTGTCACCATTAGTCCTGCCACCGTTGGCTATCTGTTGAGCCCGGAAAGAAAGCTTCGTGATAAAGTCTTGACAGAAGCTGACTTGTTGCAGCCTCCGCAAGGTTTCCCTCCTTCAAAGATCAAGTTACGTGCCCATGAAGCTAGAGGACTAGCTGCTGCAACTGTTAAAGACTTTGGTGGCCTTTCGTTCATGGAGCGATTATTACTCTGTTTAACCGAGTGTGATGCGATTGGTTTCAAAACGTGCAGGGAGATTGAAGGTGCTTATTGTGATTACGTTGAGAGCCAGTTCGAAAAGCGAGTGATTTTGGCAGGGCCAGTGTTGCCGGAGCCTCCTGCTTCTGTTTTAGAAGAGGAGTTCGAAATGTTGTTCAGCAGCTTTAAAGCGAAAAGCTTAATATTCTGTGCACTTGGGAGTGAATGTGTTCTCAAGAAGGACCAGTTCCAAGAACTGATCTTAGGTTTTGAGCTTACAGGTCTCCCCTTTTTCGCTGCCCTGAAACCACCGACGGGACATGATACAATAGAGTCAGCACTCCCTGAAGGATTCGAAGACAGAGTCAAAGGAAGAGGATTTGTTCATGGAGGTTGGGTTCAGCAACAGTTGATCTTGAAACATCCCTCTGTTGGGTGTTTTGTGACCCACTGTGGATCAGGATCACTGTCAGAGGCTATGGTCAATGAGTGCCAATTAGTGCTGCTCCCAAATGTTGGTGaccaaattataaattcaagACTGATGGGTGAAGATCTGAAAGTTGGAGTGGAAGTTGAGAGAGGCGATGAAGATGGATTATTTACAAGAGATGGTGTATGCAAGGCTGTGAAGGCTGTGATGGATGATGATAGTGAAGTGGGCAAGGATGCAAGGCAAAATCATGCTGAACTGAGAGAGTTCTTAATCAGCCCAGGGCTTGAGAATTCTTATGTTGATGGTTTTGTTCAGGAATTGCATAGCCTGGCTGATCTCATGTGA
- the LOC102627109 gene encoding uncharacterized protein LOC102627109 isoform X2, translated as MGRGKFKGKPTGQRQFSTPEDILAGTSRRPRTFKREQAEHVEEVSEDEAAGEESGEESGEELEEKSERRKGTQGLIEINNPNLVKAKNLKAKDVDFGKTTELSRREREELEKQRAHERYMQLQEQGKTEKARLDLERLALIRQQRAEAAKKREEEKAAKEQKKAEARK; from the exons ATGGGGAGAGGCAAATTCAAGGGTAAGCCCACCGGTCAACGTCAATTCTCCACTCCTGAAGATATTC TTGCTGGAACTTCTAGACGTCCTCGCACTTTTAAACGG GAACAAGCTGAACACGTAGAGGAAGTGTCTGAAGATGAAGCAGCTGGAGAAGAATCTGGAGAGGAGTCGGGAGAAGAATTGGAGGAGAAATCGGAA AGGCGGAAAGGAACTCAAGGTTTGATTGAGATTAATAATCCTAATTTGGTCAAGGCGAAGAATTTGAAAGCTAAGGATGTTGAT TTTGGGAAAACAACTGAACTTTCAAGGCGTGAAAG AGAGGAACTAGAGAAGCAGCGAGCTCATGAGCGTTACATGCAGCTGCAAGAACAAGGGAAAACCGAAAAGGCAAGGCTAGATTTAG AACGTTTAGCCCTTATACGTCAACAAAGGGCCGAAGCTGCTAAAAAgcgagaagaagaaaaggctG CCAAAGAGCAGAAGAAAGCGGAAGCACGCAAATGA
- the LOC102627109 gene encoding uncharacterized protein LOC102627109 isoform X1, whose amino-acid sequence MGRGKFKGKPTGQRQFSTPEDILAGTSRRPRTFKREQAEHVEEVSEDEAAGEESGEESGEELEEKSEQRRKGTQGLIEINNPNLVKAKNLKAKDVDFGKTTELSRREREELEKQRAHERYMQLQEQGKTEKARLDLERLALIRQQRAEAAKKREEEKAAKEQKKAEARK is encoded by the exons ATGGGGAGAGGCAAATTCAAGGGTAAGCCCACCGGTCAACGTCAATTCTCCACTCCTGAAGATATTC TTGCTGGAACTTCTAGACGTCCTCGCACTTTTAAACGG GAACAAGCTGAACACGTAGAGGAAGTGTCTGAAGATGAAGCAGCTGGAGAAGAATCTGGAGAGGAGTCGGGAGAAGAATTGGAGGAGAAATCGGAA CAGAGGCGGAAAGGAACTCAAGGTTTGATTGAGATTAATAATCCTAATTTGGTCAAGGCGAAGAATTTGAAAGCTAAGGATGTTGAT TTTGGGAAAACAACTGAACTTTCAAGGCGTGAAAG AGAGGAACTAGAGAAGCAGCGAGCTCATGAGCGTTACATGCAGCTGCAAGAACAAGGGAAAACCGAAAAGGCAAGGCTAGATTTAG AACGTTTAGCCCTTATACGTCAACAAAGGGCCGAAGCTGCTAAAAAgcgagaagaagaaaaggctG CCAAAGAGCAGAAGAAAGCGGAAGCACGCAAATGA
- the LOC102626648 gene encoding uncharacterized protein LOC102626648: MADQQKPKTSESLSSSASNSKLNPESGHTSTKFSNHKVRYPNPPDAANPDPATLREQWRFAIKQYSRWYSHAWGTAIFAGLSFFALGWIVKGSNPLPSFKGDSNDAASHDSDGHKAK; this comes from the coding sequence ATGGCCGACCAGCAAAAGCCCAAAACCTCAGAGAGCCTTTCGTCATCTGCGtctaattctaaattaaaccCAGAATCCGGCCATACAAGCACCAAATTCTCTAACCACAAGGTCCGGTACCCGAACCCACCGGACGCAgcaaacccggacccggcaACACTCAGAGAGCAATGGAGGTTCGCAATCAAGCAGTATAGTAGATGGTACTCTCACGCGTGGGGTACTGCCATTTTCGCGGGTCTGTCGTTTTTTGCACTTGGGTGGATTGTGAAGGGGTCTAATCCTTTGCCCTCTTTCAAGGGTGATTCAAATGATGCCGCTTCTCATGATAGTGATGGACATAAGGCAAAATGA
- the LOC102626353 gene encoding ras-related protein RABA1f, whose protein sequence is MGAYRADDDYDYLFKVVLIGDSGVGKSNLLSRFTRNEFSLESKSTIGVEFATRSIRCDDKIVKAQIWDTAGQERYRAITSAYYRGAVGALLVYDVTRHVTFENVERWLKELRDHTDSNIVIMLVGNKADLRHLRAVSTEDATAFAERENTFFMETSALESMNVENAFTEVLTQIYRVVSRKALEIGDDPAALPKGQTINVGTKDDVSAVKKVGCCSN, encoded by the exons ATGGGTGCGTACAGAGCGGACGATGACTATGATTATTTGTTCAAGGTGGTTTTGATCGGCGACTCCGGCGTCGGAAAATCGAACCTTTTGTCCAGGTTCACACGCAACGAGTTTAGCCTCGAATCAAAGTCCACCATTGGCGTCGAGTTTGCTACTCGGAGTATCCGTTGTGATGATAAGATCGTCAAGGCTCAGATTTGGGATACCGCCGGCCAAGAAAG GTATCGTGCAATCACAAGTGCATACTATCGAGGGGCTGTTGGTGCTTTGCTGGTCTATGATGTCACGCGTCATGTTACATTTGAAAATGTAGAGCGATGGCTGAAGGAGCTCCGAGATCACACAGATTCAAACATTGTGATCATGCTTGTTGGTAACAAAGCAGATCTACGCCACCTGAGAGCAGTTTCCACTGAAGATGCCACAGCTTTTGCAGAACGAGAAAACACTTTTTTTATGGAAACATCTGCCCTTGAGTCCATGAATGTGGAGAATGCATTCACAGAGGTGCTGACCCAGATCTATCGTGTTGTAAGCAGGAAGGCTCTCGAAATTGGAGATGACCCAGCAGCTTTGCCCAAGGGACAGACAATCAATGTTGGAACTAAAGATGACGTATCAGCGGTAAAGAAAGTCGGATGTTGTTCAAACTAA